One Vallitalea pronyensis genomic region harbors:
- a CDS encoding vanadium-dependent haloperoxidase, with product MSKKDPNIMDELFDLDEEITDMNQEKKIASKNKKKDKEYVDTTSDPCCQIGPLTPIQRRNKAFQIRKNAAQFERDLPLPSHPCNGDENRFPNKIGNFTKALPHNELGEVDIHAYNAFIQALTTGNPDMFENIPLGGVVKLANPQAAYAYDMMGPDSHHTFIAIPPAFSSAWRAGEMAEDYWAALTRDVPFNDYNTNCLTMAAAEDLSNFSDFRGPKQDGVVTTETLFRGDTPGDLVGPYVSQFFFKDIPFGNRIVKQRYNSPVAGKDFMVTYDEWLNIQNGGLPNEAIIFDKPRRYIRNGRDLGQWVHVDFTYQGVLSACLILLGFGENALDPGNPYLNSKTQNGFITFGAAQFLDFVAKAVRVALEAAWFQKFLVQRVLRPEAFGGCVQNNLTGATDYPINEELFDSTSLPIVFEKYGTYLLPMAYPEGSPTHPAYPAGHATAVGAGVTMLKAFFNEAFIIPNPVVASSNGLRLLPYEGEDLTVGGELNKFASNISIGRDLAGVHWRSDSIDGLNLGETVAIRILQDYKNTYNEDFEGFTLTKFNGTTIII from the coding sequence ATGAGTAAAAAGGATCCAAATATAATGGACGAGTTATTTGACTTAGATGAAGAAATAACCGACATGAATCAAGAGAAGAAGATCGCTTCTAAAAATAAGAAAAAAGATAAAGAATATGTCGACACCACATCCGATCCATGTTGCCAAATTGGACCATTAACACCCATACAACGCCGGAATAAGGCTTTTCAAATACGTAAGAATGCAGCCCAATTTGAAAGGGACCTTCCCTTACCAAGTCATCCTTGTAATGGGGATGAAAATCGATTCCCTAATAAAATCGGTAATTTTACCAAGGCATTACCCCATAATGAGCTGGGAGAAGTGGACATCCATGCTTATAACGCCTTTATTCAAGCATTGACAACTGGAAATCCAGACATGTTTGAAAACATACCTTTAGGAGGCGTTGTCAAGCTTGCCAATCCTCAAGCGGCTTATGCGTATGATATGATGGGACCAGATTCACATCATACCTTTATCGCCATACCCCCAGCATTTAGCAGTGCTTGGCGTGCTGGCGAAATGGCTGAAGATTATTGGGCAGCCTTAACAAGGGATGTACCTTTTAACGATTACAATACCAACTGCCTTACAATGGCTGCTGCTGAAGACCTTTCCAACTTTTCTGATTTTAGAGGACCGAAACAAGATGGCGTTGTGACAACCGAGACATTATTTAGGGGAGATACTCCTGGTGACTTAGTAGGTCCCTACGTTTCACAGTTCTTTTTCAAAGATATTCCTTTTGGAAATAGAATCGTGAAACAGCGCTATAACAGCCCTGTTGCAGGTAAAGATTTTATGGTGACCTATGATGAGTGGTTAAATATACAAAATGGTGGTCTACCAAATGAAGCAATAATATTTGACAAGCCTCGACGGTATATTCGAAATGGTCGGGATCTGGGACAATGGGTACACGTGGACTTTACGTATCAAGGTGTCCTAAGTGCTTGTTTGATTTTACTAGGCTTTGGAGAAAATGCTTTAGACCCAGGAAACCCTTATCTTAATTCTAAGACCCAGAACGGTTTTATTACCTTTGGTGCCGCTCAATTTTTAGACTTTGTTGCAAAAGCTGTAAGGGTAGCTTTAGAAGCTGCTTGGTTCCAGAAATTCTTAGTGCAACGTGTACTTAGACCTGAAGCATTTGGCGGCTGTGTTCAGAACAATTTAACTGGTGCAACAGACTACCCTATTAATGAGGAATTATTTGACTCCACATCACTTCCGATTGTATTCGAAAAATATGGAACTTATTTATTACCTATGGCTTATCCAGAAGGCTCACCTACGCATCCTGCTTATCCAGCTGGTCATGCAACTGCTGTTGGGGCTGGTGTTACCATGTTGAAAGCATTTTTCAATGAAGCATTTATCATCCCTAATCCTGTTGTAGCCAGCAGTAATGGTCTTAGGTTATTGCCTTATGAAGGAGAAGACTTGACCGTAGGAGGCGAATTGAATAAATTTGCATCCAACATATCCATTGGAAGAGACCTGGCCGGTGTTCATTGGCGATCCGATTCCATTGATGGTCTAAATCTAGGTGAAACGGTAGCCATTCGTATTCTTCAAGACTATAAAAATACCTATAATGAAGATTTTGAAGGGTTTACTCTTACTAAATTTAATGGTACAACAATTATTATCTAA
- the hcp gene encoding hydroxylamine reductase, whose protein sequence is MDNEMFCYQCEQTAGSKGCTRVGVCSKDPNVAKMQDVLIFLVKGLSFYATKLINKGQEMPRELGEFLTECVFATLTNVNFSPERFVGYIRKTNAYKKELMEQVGPIDDLPEGADYIAPETKGEILNIPHMKNLGVMDDDELDMDVRSLREFLIYGIKGMGAYFHHAYVLNQYDQEVANFMFKALAATLDPKMTVEDYFDLNMELGKTNFKCMELLDAANTGAFGNPEPTEMLITHKKGPFIVVSGHDLNDLGALLEQTEGKGINIYTHGEMLPCNAYPGLKKYKHLIGNFGGAWQDQQKEFDNLPGAILMTSNCLMKPRGSYKDRLFTSSIVGWPDVTHIPTVNGHKDFTPVIEKALELEGFVKDEPEHRIPMGFAHHAVLNHAGTIVDAVKGGQIRHFFLIGGCDGARPGRNYFTEFAEQTPEDTIILTLACGKYRFNKMDLGSIGPFPRILDVGQCNDAYSAIKIALALAEAFECDVNELPLSYIVSWYEQKAVAVLLTMLYLGLKDIYLGPTLPAFVTPNVLQVLVDKFNLQSISTPEDDLQTILG, encoded by the coding sequence ATGGATAATGAAATGTTTTGCTATCAATGTGAACAAACTGCTGGTAGCAAAGGTTGTACACGGGTTGGAGTATGCAGTAAAGACCCAAATGTGGCTAAAATGCAAGATGTCCTTATCTTTTTAGTAAAAGGTTTAAGCTTCTATGCCACGAAGCTGATTAACAAGGGACAGGAAATGCCCCGTGAACTTGGTGAATTTCTTACAGAGTGCGTATTTGCTACATTAACCAATGTGAACTTTTCGCCTGAACGATTTGTTGGATACATTAGAAAGACCAACGCTTATAAGAAGGAACTCATGGAACAAGTTGGACCCATAGACGATTTACCAGAAGGTGCAGACTATATCGCACCGGAAACAAAAGGAGAAATTCTGAATATCCCACATATGAAGAATCTAGGTGTCATGGATGATGATGAGCTGGATATGGATGTCCGCTCCCTGAGAGAGTTCTTAATCTATGGTATAAAAGGTATGGGCGCGTATTTTCACCACGCCTATGTGCTTAATCAGTATGATCAAGAAGTGGCTAATTTTATGTTTAAAGCATTGGCTGCTACCCTTGACCCCAAGATGACCGTAGAAGACTATTTTGATTTGAATATGGAACTTGGCAAAACGAACTTTAAGTGCATGGAGCTACTAGATGCAGCGAACACAGGGGCTTTTGGCAATCCTGAACCAACAGAAATGCTGATCACCCATAAAAAAGGCCCCTTTATCGTGGTTTCTGGTCATGATCTGAATGACTTGGGTGCTTTATTGGAACAAACAGAAGGTAAAGGCATCAATATCTATACCCATGGTGAGATGCTGCCATGTAACGCTTATCCTGGTCTTAAGAAATATAAACATCTTATTGGTAATTTTGGAGGCGCTTGGCAGGACCAACAAAAAGAGTTTGACAACTTACCTGGTGCTATCTTAATGACCAGTAACTGTTTGATGAAGCCAAGAGGCAGTTATAAAGATCGTTTATTTACATCCAGTATTGTAGGCTGGCCTGACGTGACACATATACCAACGGTTAATGGCCATAAAGATTTTACACCCGTTATTGAAAAAGCGCTTGAATTAGAAGGTTTTGTAAAAGATGAGCCTGAACACAGAATACCCATGGGCTTTGCACACCATGCTGTACTTAATCATGCTGGAACCATTGTGGACGCTGTAAAAGGTGGTCAAATAAGACACTTCTTCCTCATTGGTGGTTGTGACGGTGCAAGACCCGGACGGAACTACTTCACGGAATTTGCAGAGCAGACTCCTGAGGATACAATTATTCTAACTTTAGCCTGTGGTAAATATCGTTTTAATAAAATGGACCTTGGTTCCATTGGACCCTTTCCTCGTATTCTGGATGTGGGTCAATGTAACGATGCCTATTCAGCCATAAAAATAGCCCTTGCTTTAGCAGAGGCCTTTGAATGCGATGTGAACGAACTTCCCTTATCTTATATTGTTTCATGGTATGAGCAAAAGGCAGTGGCGGTCTTACTGACCATGTTATATCTAGGGCTAAAAGATATTTATCTTGGTCCTACACTCCCAGCTTTTGTGACACCAAATGTGCTTCAAGTATTGGTGGATAAATTTAATCTTCAATCCATTTCAACACCTGAAGATGATTTGCAAACAATCCTTGGATAA
- a CDS encoding L-fucose isomerase, whose amino-acid sequence MEFKNRLEGRMPKIGIRPTIDGRRNGVRESLEDQTMGMAIRVKDFLEANLRHSNGLPVKCVIADTTIGRVSEAARCADKFAAEGVGVSITVTPCWCYGMETMDMDGSIPKAIWGFNGTERPGAVYLAAALAGYEQLGIPAFGIYGKDVQDADDPTIPEDVQGKLLQFTKSALAVATMKGKSYLSLGNVSMGIAGSAVDASFFQEYLGMRNEYVDMSEFSRRLHQGIYDAVEYEKALAWVKANCSEGEDINPRDAAHSRVQKDKEWEIVVKMTLIARDMMVGNPRLAEFGYIEEAEGHNAIAAGFQGQRQWTDFMPNGDFMETILNSSFDWNGLREAYVFATENDCLNAVPMLFGHLLTGTAQIFSDVRTYWSPESVKRVTGKALTGKGVNGIIHLINSGSTTLDATGQQSRDGKPAMKPYWEIDEEEVKKCLDATTWGPAELGYFRGGGFSSTFRTVGEMPVTMSRICMVRGLGPILQIAEGYTIDLDQEIHDVLNARTNPTWPTTWFAPNLTGEGAFKDVYSVMNHWGANHGAISYGHIGGDLLTLASMLRIPVAMHNVPEDRIFRPKAWGAFGLTDLQGADYRACRNFGPLYGNT is encoded by the coding sequence ATGGAGTTCAAAAACAGATTAGAGGGAAGGATGCCTAAAATAGGTATTCGACCAACGATTGATGGAAGAAGAAATGGTGTACGTGAATCTTTGGAAGACCAGACAATGGGCATGGCCATAAGGGTAAAAGACTTTTTAGAGGCAAACCTTAGACATTCAAATGGTTTACCCGTTAAGTGTGTCATTGCGGACACAACAATTGGTAGGGTATCAGAAGCTGCAAGATGTGCAGATAAATTTGCAGCGGAAGGCGTAGGCGTGTCCATTACGGTTACCCCTTGCTGGTGCTATGGCATGGAAACAATGGATATGGATGGGAGTATACCTAAGGCTATATGGGGATTCAATGGAACGGAGAGACCAGGGGCTGTATACCTTGCAGCAGCTTTAGCAGGTTATGAACAATTAGGCATCCCTGCATTCGGCATCTATGGTAAGGATGTTCAAGATGCGGATGATCCAACTATCCCAGAAGATGTTCAAGGGAAGTTGTTACAGTTTACAAAATCCGCTCTAGCCGTTGCTACCATGAAGGGTAAATCTTATTTATCACTTGGTAATGTATCCATGGGTATTGCTGGGTCAGCAGTGGATGCCTCATTTTTTCAAGAATACCTTGGTATGCGTAATGAATACGTGGATATGAGTGAGTTTTCAAGAAGACTGCACCAGGGAATCTATGATGCTGTTGAGTATGAGAAGGCATTGGCATGGGTAAAAGCAAACTGTTCAGAAGGTGAAGACATTAATCCTAGGGATGCTGCCCATAGTCGGGTGCAAAAAGATAAAGAATGGGAAATTGTTGTAAAGATGACCCTTATAGCTCGTGATATGATGGTTGGTAATCCACGTCTGGCCGAGTTTGGCTACATAGAAGAAGCAGAAGGGCATAATGCCATTGCAGCTGGATTCCAAGGCCAGAGACAATGGACAGATTTCATGCCTAATGGGGATTTTATGGAAACCATCTTGAATTCATCATTTGATTGGAATGGTCTAAGAGAAGCCTATGTCTTTGCAACAGAAAATGACTGTTTGAATGCTGTACCCATGTTATTTGGGCATTTACTGACAGGTACTGCTCAGATATTCTCTGATGTACGCACCTATTGGAGCCCAGAATCTGTTAAGCGTGTCACAGGCAAAGCTCTCACCGGTAAAGGGGTTAATGGTATTATCCACTTGATTAACTCAGGCTCTACAACCTTGGACGCGACAGGTCAGCAGTCAAGAGATGGTAAGCCTGCCATGAAACCCTATTGGGAAATTGATGAAGAAGAAGTGAAGAAGTGCTTAGATGCGACCACTTGGGGACCAGCTGAGCTTGGGTATTTCCGCGGCGGCGGTTTCTCATCAACCTTTCGGACAGTAGGTGAAATGCCTGTAACCATGTCAAGAATATGCATGGTAAGAGGTCTTGGACCCATTCTTCAGATTGCAGAAGGCTATACCATTGACCTTGACCAAGAAATACATGATGTGCTGAATGCAAGAACAAACCCGACATGGCCAACCACTTGGTTTGCGCCTAACCTAACGGGTGAAGGGGCGTTTAAGGATGTCTATTCTGTCATGAACCATTGGGGAGCTAACCATGGTGCAATCAGCTATGGTCACATTGGGGGAGACCTGCTGACATTAGCATCCATGCTGCGGATTCCTGTAGCCATGCACAATGTACCAGAGGATAGAATTTTCCGACCTAAGGCTTGGGGTGCATTTGGTCTGACGGATTTACAAGGTGCTGATTATCGGGCATGCCGTAACTTTGGCCCCCTATATGGAAATACATGA
- a CDS encoding cation:proton antiporter domain-containing protein gives MATSLAMIVLLGLIMNKIFQKMKLPGLLGMLLLGVAIGPYGLNYLDPSILHISKDLRLIALIVILLRAGLGLKKEALKKVGKTAIKFSFIPGLIEGFTIAFVSIRLLGFTFIEGGMLGFIIAAVSPAVIVPFMLEMKEKGLGVAKGIPTIILAGASIDDVFAITLFTSFLGLYTGSTINIGVKILNIPLSIILGILIGFILGLILVRLFQKYHMRDTKKVLIILGIALLLTSVKDVLQGHLVFAELIAVMVIGFMILEKHNKLAIRLSAKFNKIWVFAEILLFVLVGAEVNVSVAFEAGLKGMLIIAIGLIGRSIGVLVSLMGSDLNRKERLFCVFAYIPKATVQAAIASVPLDAHVASGEVILAIAVLSILITAPIGSTLISLSADKLLVQECES, from the coding sequence ATGGCAACAAGTTTAGCAATGATTGTACTACTGGGTTTAATCATGAATAAAATCTTTCAGAAAATGAAATTACCAGGTTTACTAGGCATGTTACTCCTGGGTGTAGCTATTGGACCATATGGACTTAATTATCTGGACCCCAGTATACTCCATATATCAAAAGATCTACGCCTTATTGCCTTAATCGTCATCTTATTACGAGCAGGTTTAGGACTTAAAAAAGAAGCCTTAAAAAAAGTGGGTAAGACAGCCATCAAATTTAGCTTTATTCCAGGGTTGATAGAAGGCTTTACCATAGCTTTTGTATCCATCCGATTATTAGGTTTCACCTTCATTGAAGGTGGTATGTTAGGTTTTATTATTGCAGCTGTATCACCAGCCGTTATTGTGCCTTTTATGCTGGAAATGAAAGAAAAAGGATTGGGTGTAGCAAAAGGTATTCCCACCATTATCTTAGCTGGTGCTTCCATTGATGATGTATTTGCCATTACGTTGTTTACATCTTTTCTGGGCTTATATACGGGAAGTACCATTAATATCGGTGTTAAGATTTTGAACATCCCACTATCCATTATATTGGGTATACTAATTGGTTTTATATTAGGGCTTATCTTAGTGAGGCTTTTTCAAAAGTACCATATGCGGGATACAAAAAAAGTGCTTATTATTTTAGGTATTGCACTTTTATTGACATCTGTAAAAGATGTATTACAAGGTCATTTAGTATTTGCAGAGTTAATAGCGGTGATGGTCATTGGTTTTATGATTCTTGAAAAACATAATAAACTGGCTATACGCTTATCAGCAAAATTTAATAAGATATGGGTTTTTGCGGAAATACTATTATTTGTTTTAGTAGGTGCCGAGGTGAATGTGTCGGTTGCTTTTGAAGCGGGGTTAAAAGGTATGCTGATTATTGCTATTGGTCTTATTGGACGAAGTATTGGCGTTCTTGTATCGTTGATGGGTTCTGATCTTAATCGGAAGGAAAGGTTATTCTGTGTATTTGCTTATATTCCAAAAGCTACTGTTCAGGCGGCAATAGCGTCGGTGCCATTGGATGCTCATGTGGCTTCGGGTGAGGTGATATTAGCTATTGCTGTTTTGTCTATTCTTATAACGGCACCTATTGGTTCAACGCTGATAAGTTTGTCGGCTGATAAATTATTGGTTCAAGAGTGTGAATCATGA
- the msrA gene encoding peptide-methionine (S)-S-oxide reductase MsrA: protein MKTIVLAGGCFWGVEAYFKGIDGVIDTKVGYANGHTDSPSYEQVKTSTTGHYEAVHVDYDEGIISLKEILDAYWLVVEPTVKDRQGPDVGSQYSTGIFYMDEEDMRDIIASRDEEQKKYAQPIVTVIEPLQCFYDAEAYHQDYLDKNPTGYCHIPLDKFRK from the coding sequence ATGAAAACAATCGTACTAGCAGGAGGATGTTTTTGGGGTGTTGAAGCTTATTTTAAAGGGATTGATGGGGTAATAGATACGAAAGTTGGTTATGCTAATGGTCATACGGATAGTCCATCTTATGAACAAGTTAAGACATCAACGACGGGTCATTATGAAGCGGTGCATGTGGATTATGATGAGGGGATCATTTCTTTAAAAGAAATATTGGATGCTTATTGGTTAGTGGTAGAGCCTACAGTTAAAGATAGGCAGGGGCCAGATGTTGGTTCTCAGTATAGTACGGGTATTTTTTATATGGATGAAGAGGATATGAGGGATATCATTGCATCACGTGATGAAGAACAGAAGAAGTATGCACAACCCATTGTGACGGTGATTGAACCTTTACAATGTTTTTATGATGCAGAAGCGTATCATCAAGATTATCTGGATAAGAATCCTACTGGGTATTGCCATATTCCATTGGATAAGTTCAGAAAGTAA
- a CDS encoding glycoside hydrolase family 31 protein yields MGRIPYIIGEKEKSRINNAELTVREEAFLCYYFINNNASKNALYFINRVSNEIMKGESAYDDITLWLWVLGEYTNTTHDKAVVNRLMDTIQFSIKHIINEWKQPRAHWLGLLEDGIYLSNVAMTHGAIQSINNTIRDGQAQKLLLEIQALLFDKFLDIGKVVSRLGDKEVLGDIGIIAVPFALMDAGNQILVESIHVVENELMDKGVRLSTKDMYYGGCVRSDLTCLLSWYYSERGDMAKAKNMLQYVDNLWERDGKLYAVDSTTSREEVFYEYYKEKEPNTPESILSYVLYAIASSNIAKKEKGEQGTTEEVKIIHSEEGTGNKYLKEITERFPNHPVKDDQVILKMVTQPFNKQHKAYIQASVNGNVMDNIAMNRQTSHEGETYWEGSIGHVESNDDISYRFLVETENAQVVSKDYAFIIREWKPIGRITDVSAYEHGVKLYFTPIGKSTQVPCLKIEKHTNNTIKWSFSVEDHQTIMGENHEARWQIQLDHGHLHVDIEKLFIHITDDIKEVILQAYAEHGEKFLEFLSDDSGKVYKVRYKFVAKEDEKYYGMGERYSHIEYSGQNVDNYVYNEYMDQGMRTYIPVPLAISSKGYGLYLDTTMYSVFRFGTKLSNLFEVEVDIHDTKQSLDTFVFLGSPKEVIQSFTAITGRPKLPPKWAFGLWMSSHNWDSQAETLKQIGLTKKYAIPATALVLEQWSDEATFYIFNDAQYEVKDGHDYLCYDDFEYPEWGRWPNPKKMVEEIHEEGIKLLLWQAPVQKFMDGIAHAQRDEDERVMLEKGYCIQYKDGTPYRVPSYEWFKRSLIPDFSNPEAREWWLNKRLYLVKEIGIDGFKSDGGECIYGKDLLFHDGRTGEEMRNQFPNDYIKSFHDFANKYASDGGLTFSRAGYTGAQNTPLHWAGDEKSTFTAYRSSLNAGLSCSMSGIPFWGWDLGGFHGAIPTAELFIRSTQMAALCPIMQYHAETKGELNRDRTPWNIAERTGKPYVIDIFKRYVDLRMNLMPYIYQEAIYSSDTGVPMMRAMFVEYPHDASCSRLKGQYFFGSNLLVAPVLEEDVYTKDVYLPEGMWMDLFSNKEYAGNRHLTVKADIADIPVFVREDSITPLNLTEEYALCDYVGNRLDGYQELSFLIYVNNEASTSFVDDLGNHMDISVKVEGSDCDIHVEGHMEQSITFMFRNPDDIKEVMVDDTGIARAEGLLDFGVQRYVVKEDMLMIKMGQQNTRCRVTFIR; encoded by the coding sequence ATGGGTAGAATACCGTACATAATTGGGGAAAAAGAAAAGAGTAGAATAAACAATGCTGAGCTAACGGTGAGAGAAGAAGCGTTTTTATGCTACTATTTTATCAATAATAATGCATCTAAAAATGCCCTATATTTTATCAATAGGGTGTCAAATGAGATAATGAAAGGTGAGTCCGCATATGATGACATCACCTTATGGTTATGGGTTCTTGGTGAATACACCAATACAACCCATGATAAAGCTGTTGTTAATAGGTTAATGGATACCATTCAGTTTAGTATAAAGCACATCATCAATGAGTGGAAACAACCTCGGGCTCACTGGTTGGGTTTGCTAGAAGATGGGATTTATCTGAGTAATGTGGCCATGACCCATGGCGCCATACAGTCTATTAATAATACCATTAGAGATGGTCAAGCTCAGAAACTTCTTCTGGAGATACAGGCATTATTATTTGATAAATTCCTGGATATAGGCAAAGTGGTTAGTCGATTAGGGGATAAGGAGGTACTTGGGGATATTGGTATCATTGCAGTACCCTTTGCATTAATGGACGCAGGTAATCAGATTCTAGTGGAATCCATTCATGTGGTAGAAAATGAGCTAATGGATAAAGGTGTTCGTTTATCCACCAAGGATATGTATTATGGAGGGTGTGTTCGAAGTGATTTAACGTGTCTCTTATCTTGGTATTATTCAGAAAGAGGCGATATGGCAAAAGCCAAAAACATGCTGCAATATGTGGATAATCTATGGGAAAGGGATGGAAAGCTGTACGCCGTTGATTCTACCACATCAAGAGAAGAAGTGTTTTATGAGTATTATAAGGAAAAAGAGCCTAATACACCAGAGAGCATCTTAAGTTATGTTTTATACGCCATTGCCAGCAGTAATATTGCCAAGAAGGAAAAAGGTGAACAGGGTACCACTGAAGAAGTCAAAATCATTCATAGTGAAGAGGGAACAGGGAATAAATACTTGAAGGAAATAACCGAAAGATTTCCAAACCATCCGGTAAAAGATGATCAAGTAATCCTTAAGATGGTTACCCAGCCTTTTAATAAGCAGCATAAAGCCTATATACAAGCTTCTGTTAATGGCAATGTGATGGATAACATAGCAATGAATAGGCAAACCAGTCATGAAGGTGAGACGTATTGGGAAGGGTCTATTGGTCATGTTGAATCTAATGATGATATAAGTTATCGTTTTCTTGTTGAGACAGAAAATGCTCAAGTTGTTTCGAAAGACTATGCTTTCATTATAAGAGAATGGAAACCAATAGGCAGAATAACAGATGTTTCAGCCTATGAACATGGTGTGAAACTTTATTTTACACCTATTGGAAAAAGCACTCAAGTGCCTTGCCTAAAGATAGAAAAACATACAAACAACACCATCAAGTGGTCATTTTCTGTAGAAGATCATCAGACAATCATGGGTGAAAATCATGAGGCTAGGTGGCAGATACAGCTTGACCATGGTCATCTTCATGTGGATATAGAGAAGCTATTCATTCACATAACAGATGATATAAAGGAAGTTATTTTACAAGCCTATGCTGAACATGGCGAAAAATTCTTAGAATTCTTATCCGATGACAGCGGTAAGGTATATAAAGTTAGGTATAAATTCGTAGCGAAAGAAGATGAGAAATACTATGGCATGGGTGAGCGTTACAGCCATATAGAATATTCAGGTCAGAACGTGGATAATTACGTCTATAATGAATACATGGATCAAGGCATGCGAACGTATATCCCCGTACCCTTAGCCATTAGCTCCAAGGGGTATGGTCTATACCTGGATACAACCATGTACTCTGTCTTTCGATTTGGTACCAAGCTATCTAATCTATTTGAGGTGGAAGTGGATATCCATGATACCAAACAGTCCTTAGATACCTTTGTATTTTTGGGCAGCCCAAAAGAAGTTATTCAGAGCTTTACAGCCATAACAGGAAGACCCAAACTACCACCTAAATGGGCTTTTGGCCTATGGATGTCCAGCCATAACTGGGATAGTCAAGCAGAGACGCTTAAGCAGATAGGATTAACGAAAAAGTATGCAATACCAGCAACAGCACTTGTTCTGGAGCAGTGGAGTGATGAAGCCACATTTTACATTTTTAACGATGCCCAATACGAGGTAAAAGACGGTCACGATTATCTATGCTACGATGACTTTGAATACCCTGAATGGGGTAGGTGGCCGAATCCCAAAAAGATGGTAGAGGAAATTCATGAAGAAGGTATTAAGCTATTATTATGGCAAGCTCCCGTTCAGAAATTTATGGATGGTATTGCTCATGCTCAGAGGGATGAAGATGAAAGGGTTATGCTGGAAAAAGGTTACTGTATCCAATATAAAGATGGCACCCCTTATCGGGTACCTTCTTACGAATGGTTTAAGAGAAGCTTAATCCCCGATTTCTCCAATCCAGAAGCAAGAGAATGGTGGCTGAATAAGCGGTTATACTTAGTGAAAGAAATCGGTATTGACGGGTTCAAAAGTGATGGTGGCGAATGTATATATGGTAAGGATTTATTATTCCATGACGGTCGTACAGGGGAAGAAATGAGAAATCAATTTCCTAACGATTATATTAAGAGCTTCCATGACTTTGCCAATAAATATGCCAGTGATGGTGGATTAACCTTTAGTCGCGCAGGCTACACAGGTGCACAGAATACCCCATTGCACTGGGCTGGTGATGAAAAATCAACGTTTACAGCCTATCGCTCATCACTGAATGCAGGACTAAGTTGCAGCATGTCCGGTATACCGTTCTGGGGATGGGACCTTGGAGGATTTCACGGTGCCATACCGACAGCCGAACTTTTCATCCGTTCAACCCAAATGGCAGCATTATGCCCCATCATGCAATATCACGCCGAGACAAAAGGAGAGCTTAATCGGGATAGAACACCTTGGAATATTGCCGAAAGAACTGGAAAGCCATATGTGATTGATATTTTCAAACGTTATGTTGATCTTAGGATGAATCTTATGCCGTACATTTATCAAGAAGCCATCTATAGTAGTGACACAGGTGTTCCCATGATGCGCGCCATGTTTGTGGAATACCCTCATGATGCAAGTTGCAGCAGGCTAAAAGGACAATACTTCTTTGGCAGCAATCTATTAGTTGCCCCTGTATTAGAAGAGGATGTGTATACTAAGGATGTTTATCTGCCAGAAGGTATGTGGATGGATTTATTTAGCAACAAAGAATATGCGGGTAACCGTCATCTAACTGTAAAGGCTGATATTGCCGATATACCCGTATTTGTTAGAGAAGACAGTATAACACCGTTGAATCTAACGGAGGAATATGCGTTATGTGATTATGTAGGGAATCGATTAGATGGTTATCAGGAACTTAGTTTTTTAATTTATGTGAACAACGAGGCTTCCACAAGCTTTGTGGATGATTTAGGTAATCATATGGATATATCTGTTAAGGTTGAAGGTAGTGATTGTGATATTCATGTTGAAGGACATATGGAGCAGTCTATTACTTTTATGTTTAGAAATCCTGATGATATAAAGGAAGTTATGGTAGATGATACGGGTATTGCAAGAGCGGAAGGACTTCTTGATTTTGGTGTTCAGCGGTATGTTGTGAAGGAAGACATGTTGATGATTAAGATGGGTCAGCAAAATACGCGTTGTAGGGTTACTTTTATTCGTTAG